Proteins from one Embleya scabrispora genomic window:
- the mreC gene encoding rod shape-determining protein MreC, producing MRDSRHGRLVLVLLLAISFALITVDIRGGRNSPIANVRDWASAVFGPAERGVSAAVDPVGRAVNAVKDAGSHEGEKKRLQDENAKLRQQVDNIQFDRNRAAELDKLLKVSAAGQYRIKPARVVAIGPAQGFSWTVTIDAGAGDGIKPDMTVINGDGLVGRVTQVGPMTSTVLLATDPGFSVGSRLAGSMEIGITSGRGSKPMNLKLLNGQAQVKKGDRLVTFGSQGGKPFVPGVPVGEVAQVRNTPGELTRSVEVKSYVHFSSLDTVGVVIEPPRTDPRDSILPPAPTPETPAPPPAQQAPPAPPAPPASTEPPRGASAAKPATAGNRSTNAKPPAGGTTPSTGRD from the coding sequence GTGAGGGACTCCCGGCATGGTCGGCTGGTCCTCGTGCTGCTGCTGGCGATCTCTTTCGCCCTCATCACCGTGGACATCCGCGGTGGCCGGAACTCGCCCATCGCGAACGTGCGCGACTGGGCCTCGGCCGTGTTCGGTCCCGCCGAACGCGGCGTGTCCGCCGCCGTGGACCCCGTCGGCCGGGCCGTGAACGCGGTCAAGGACGCGGGTTCCCACGAGGGCGAGAAGAAGCGCCTGCAGGACGAGAACGCCAAACTCCGGCAACAGGTCGACAACATCCAGTTCGACCGCAACCGCGCGGCCGAACTCGACAAACTGCTCAAGGTCTCGGCGGCCGGCCAGTATCGGATCAAGCCCGCGCGGGTGGTCGCCATCGGCCCCGCCCAGGGCTTCTCCTGGACGGTCACCATCGACGCGGGCGCCGGCGACGGCATCAAGCCCGACATGACCGTGATCAACGGCGACGGTCTGGTCGGGCGGGTGACCCAGGTCGGCCCGATGACCTCGACCGTACTGCTCGCCACCGACCCCGGATTCTCGGTCGGCTCGCGCCTGGCGGGGTCGATGGAGATAGGGATCACTTCCGGCCGCGGCAGCAAGCCGATGAACCTCAAGCTGCTCAACGGACAGGCCCAGGTCAAAAAGGGCGACCGGCTGGTGACGTTCGGATCGCAGGGCGGCAAGCCGTTCGTGCCGGGCGTGCCGGTGGGCGAGGTCGCCCAGGTGCGCAACACCCCGGGCGAGTTGACCCGCAGCGTCGAGGTGAAGTCGTACGTGCACTTCTCCAGCCTGGACACGGTGGGCGTGGTGATCGAGCCGCCGCGCACCGATCCGCGCGACTCGATACTGCCGCCCGCGCCGACCCCGGAGACGCCCGCGCCGCCCCCCGCCCAGCAGGCGCCGCCCGCGCCGCCCGCGCCGCCGGCGAGCACCGAGCCGCCGCGCGGCGCCTCGGCCGCGAAGCCGGCCACGGCGGGCAACCGCAGTACCAACGCCAAGCCGCCGGCCGGCGGCACGACCCCATCGACCGGAAGGGACTGA
- the mrdA gene encoding penicillin-binding protein 2: MPSLLNAGRSRGDGAHTVRARMVILLILVLSLMITLFGRLWYLQIREGDHYAAAASQNAVRDVVTPAVRGRILDDKGRPLVNNRTALVVSVSRTELMRMPDLGTAVLTRLAKVLELPVDEVKARTRLCERNVPKPCWNGSPYQPIPVTDNATTQQALTIMEHREEFPGVTAEPTAVRQYPAPEGANGAHVVGYLSPVSDDELSKQKAEGKKDLQRADEVGRSGLERTYDADLRGKSGVTGLSVDHLGRVTGTVSETPPVAGNHLVTSIDAKIQAITEQQLDEAMKRARATFDAGNTHKNFIADAGAAVVLDIKTGRVIAMASAPNYDPSVWVGGISPQDYKALTDEKAGVPLVSRAIQGQFAPGSIFKVISTSAAAESGYSTKATYDCSPSISVGGTTFNNLESRGYGPISLQRALEVSCNTVFYGIGYDMWLKDGGIFGKTPKDPMVTMAKNYGLGAPTGIDLPGESGGRIADRAWKKRNWEQNKDAWCKQGNTGNEYVDKIAKENCVDGWQFRAGDAINFAIGQGDTTVTPLQMARVYAAIANGGTLWKPTIGKAVVSPDGKLVREIQPQAAGKVPVGDATMKYLQNALIGVEMNGTAAGVFANWPNAQMPIAAKTGTGSVYGKQSTSWFATYGGPKDGPQYAVVMMVSQGGTGSGTSGPSVRKIYEALLGVDEKGAIDPSKALLPSPPADLPHIQADGTVASVSLRAPSFVSPPHPLGDGDGRTVGVSAFGPGALPPERVTYRTGRGT, from the coding sequence ATGCCCAGCCTGCTCAACGCCGGGCGATCGCGGGGCGACGGCGCACATACCGTGCGCGCCCGGATGGTCATCCTGCTGATCCTGGTCCTGTCGCTGATGATCACCCTCTTCGGCCGGCTCTGGTACCTCCAGATCCGCGAGGGCGACCACTACGCGGCGGCGGCCTCGCAGAACGCGGTCCGGGACGTGGTGACACCAGCGGTGCGCGGCCGGATCCTCGACGACAAGGGCCGACCGCTGGTGAACAACCGCACCGCGCTGGTGGTGTCGGTCAGCCGTACCGAGTTGATGCGCATGCCGGACCTGGGTACGGCCGTGCTGACCCGGCTGGCCAAGGTGTTGGAACTGCCGGTCGACGAGGTCAAGGCACGCACCCGGCTGTGTGAGCGCAACGTGCCCAAGCCGTGCTGGAACGGCTCGCCGTACCAGCCGATCCCGGTCACGGACAACGCCACCACCCAGCAGGCGCTGACCATCATGGAGCACCGCGAGGAGTTCCCCGGGGTGACCGCCGAGCCCACCGCCGTGCGCCAGTACCCGGCGCCCGAGGGGGCCAACGGCGCGCACGTGGTCGGCTACCTCTCGCCGGTCTCCGACGACGAGTTGAGCAAGCAGAAGGCCGAGGGCAAGAAGGACCTCCAGCGCGCCGACGAGGTCGGCCGCAGCGGTCTGGAGCGCACCTACGACGCCGACCTGCGCGGCAAGTCCGGGGTCACCGGGCTGTCCGTCGACCACCTGGGCCGGGTCACCGGCACCGTCTCGGAGACGCCGCCGGTGGCCGGAAACCACCTGGTCACCAGCATCGACGCGAAGATCCAGGCGATCACCGAGCAGCAGTTGGACGAGGCGATGAAGCGGGCGCGCGCGACCTTCGACGCGGGCAACACGCACAAGAACTTCATCGCCGACGCGGGTGCGGCGGTGGTGCTGGACATCAAGACCGGGCGGGTGATCGCGATGGCGAGCGCGCCCAACTACGACCCGTCGGTGTGGGTGGGCGGCATCTCGCCGCAGGACTACAAGGCGCTCACCGACGAGAAGGCCGGCGTGCCGCTGGTGTCGCGGGCCATACAGGGTCAGTTCGCGCCGGGCTCGATCTTCAAGGTGATCTCGACCTCGGCCGCGGCCGAGTCGGGTTACTCCACCAAGGCCACCTACGACTGCTCGCCCAGCATCTCGGTCGGCGGCACGACCTTCAACAACCTGGAGTCCAGGGGTTACGGGCCGATCTCGCTCCAGCGCGCGCTGGAGGTCTCCTGCAACACCGTCTTCTACGGCATCGGCTACGACATGTGGCTCAAGGACGGCGGGATCTTCGGGAAGACCCCCAAGGACCCGATGGTGACCATGGCCAAGAACTACGGCCTGGGCGCCCCCACCGGCATCGACCTGCCCGGCGAGTCGGGCGGGCGGATCGCCGACCGGGCCTGGAAGAAGCGCAACTGGGAGCAGAACAAGGACGCGTGGTGCAAGCAGGGCAACACGGGCAACGAGTACGTGGACAAGATCGCCAAGGAGAACTGCGTCGACGGCTGGCAGTTCCGCGCCGGTGACGCGATCAACTTCGCGATCGGCCAGGGCGACACCACGGTGACCCCGTTGCAGATGGCCCGGGTGTACGCGGCGATCGCCAACGGCGGCACGTTGTGGAAGCCGACCATCGGCAAGGCGGTGGTCAGCCCGGACGGCAAGCTGGTGCGCGAGATCCAGCCACAGGCGGCGGGCAAGGTGCCGGTCGGCGACGCCACGATGAAGTACCTGCAGAACGCGCTGATCGGCGTCGAGATGAACGGCACCGCGGCCGGCGTGTTCGCCAACTGGCCGAACGCGCAGATGCCGATAGCGGCCAAGACCGGCACCGGCTCGGTGTACGGCAAGCAGAGCACGTCGTGGTTCGCCACCTACGGCGGGCCCAAGGACGGTCCGCAGTACGCCGTGGTGATGATGGTCAGCCAGGGCGGTACCGGCTCCGGCACCTCGGGTCCGTCGGTGCGCAAGATCTACGAGGCGCTGCTCGGCGTGGACGAGAAGGGCGCGATCGACCCGAGCAAGGCGCTGTTGCCCAGCCCGCCCGCGGACCTGCCGCACATCCAGGCGGACGGGACGGTGGCCTCGGTGTCCTTGCGCGCGCCGTCCTTCGTGTCGCCGCCGCATCCGCTCGGCGACGGCGACGGGCGCACGGTCGGTGTGTCGGCTTTCGGGCCCGGGGCGCTGCCGCCCGAGCGGGTGACCTACCGGACCGGGAGAGGGACATGA
- the ndk gene encoding nucleoside-diphosphate kinase, whose product MSERTLVLVKPDGVRRGLVGEVIGRIERKGFTLTALDLRVMDRETIERHYAEHEGKPFYAPLVEFMTSAPSVAMIVEGERVIESFRALAGVTDPIKALPGTIRGDFATITRENIVHGSDSVDSAEREIKNFFPEHA is encoded by the coding sequence ATGTCCGAGCGCACGCTCGTCCTGGTCAAGCCGGACGGAGTCCGGCGCGGTCTCGTCGGCGAGGTCATCGGCCGCATCGAGCGCAAGGGCTTCACCCTGACCGCGCTCGATCTGCGCGTGATGGACCGCGAGACGATCGAGCGGCACTACGCCGAGCACGAGGGCAAGCCGTTCTACGCCCCGCTCGTGGAGTTCATGACCTCGGCGCCGTCGGTGGCGATGATCGTCGAGGGCGAACGCGTGATCGAGTCGTTCCGCGCACTCGCGGGCGTCACCGACCCGATCAAGGCCCTCCCGGGCACGATTCGCGGCGACTTCGCCACCATCACCCGGGAGAACATCGTGCACGGCTCCGACTCGGTGGACTCGGCCGAGCGCGAGATCAAGAACTTCTTCCCCGAGCACGCCTGA
- a CDS encoding rod shape-determining protein, with the protein MSFIGRDMAVDLGTANTLVYVRGRGIVLNEPSVVAKNTTTGGILAVGAEAKKMIGRTPGNIVAIRPLKDGVIADFEITERMLRYFILKVHRRRYLARPRVVICVPSGITGVERRAVVEASSQAGARSVHIIEEPMAAAIGAGLPVHEATGNMVVDIGGGTTEVAVISLGGIVTAQSIRVAGDELDNAIIAYVKKEYSLLLGERSAEEIKMSIGSAFDLGEDEHSEIRGRDLVSGLPKTIVISTSEVRKAIEEPVNTVVDAVKSTLDQCPPELAGDVMDRGIVLTGGGALLRGLDERLRTETGMPIHIADNPLDSVALGAGKCVEEYEKLQQVLDAQPRR; encoded by the coding sequence TTGTCGTTCATCGGTCGTGACATGGCGGTCGACCTCGGTACGGCCAACACGCTGGTGTACGTCAGAGGCCGCGGCATCGTGTTGAACGAGCCGTCGGTGGTCGCCAAGAACACCACGACCGGGGGCATCCTGGCGGTCGGCGCCGAGGCGAAGAAGATGATCGGGCGCACGCCCGGCAACATCGTGGCGATCCGACCGCTCAAGGACGGCGTGATCGCCGACTTCGAGATCACCGAGCGGATGTTGCGCTACTTCATCCTCAAGGTGCACCGCCGCCGCTACCTGGCCCGGCCGCGCGTGGTGATCTGCGTGCCCTCCGGCATCACCGGCGTCGAGCGCCGCGCGGTGGTGGAGGCGTCCAGCCAGGCCGGCGCGCGCAGCGTGCACATCATCGAGGAACCCATGGCCGCCGCGATCGGTGCCGGCCTGCCGGTGCACGAGGCGACCGGCAACATGGTCGTCGACATCGGCGGCGGCACCACCGAGGTGGCGGTGATCTCGCTCGGCGGGATCGTCACCGCGCAGTCGATCCGGGTGGCGGGCGACGAGTTGGACAACGCGATCATCGCCTACGTCAAGAAGGAATACTCGCTGCTGTTGGGCGAGCGCAGTGCCGAGGAAATCAAGATGTCGATCGGCTCGGCCTTCGACCTCGGCGAGGACGAGCACAGCGAGATCCGCGGCCGCGACCTGGTCAGCGGGCTGCCGAAGACGATCGTGATCTCCACCTCCGAGGTCCGCAAGGCCATCGAGGAACCGGTCAACACCGTCGTGGACGCGGTCAAGAGCACCCTGGACCAGTGTCCGCCCGAACTCGCCGGCGACGTGATGGATCGCGGCATCGTGCTCACCGGTGGCGGCGCCCTGCTGCGCGGCCTCGACGAGCGGCTGCGGACCGAGACCGGCATGCCGATCCACATCGCCGACAACCCGCTGGACTCGGTGGCTCTGGGCGCGGGCAAGTGCGTCGAGGAGTACGAGAAGCTTCAGCAGGTACTGGACGCCCAACCGCGCCGCTGA
- a CDS encoding DUF4233 domain-containing protein: MRALCSTHLIGQALVICLAALVAMQLTDISTGVLWAVAGPSALVCVWLCAKLKEPWAITAGWVLQAGLFLTGFVVPMMFLIGVVFGLIWYGCIRVGRIIDAAKAAREATAE, translated from the coding sequence ATGCGCGCGCTGTGCTCGACCCACCTGATCGGCCAGGCCCTGGTGATCTGCCTGGCCGCGCTGGTCGCCATGCAACTCACCGACATCTCCACCGGGGTGTTGTGGGCGGTCGCGGGGCCCTCGGCCCTGGTGTGCGTGTGGTTGTGCGCCAAGCTCAAGGAGCCGTGGGCGATCACGGCGGGCTGGGTGCTCCAGGCCGGCCTGTTCCTGACCGGTTTCGTGGTCCCGATGATGTTCCTGATCGGCGTGGTGTTCGGCCTCATCTGGTACGGCTGCATCCGGGTCGGGCGGATCATCGACGCCGCCAAGGCCGCCCGCGAGGCCACGGCCGAGTGA
- a CDS encoding valine--tRNA ligase codes for MTENTTPAAAAAEQPQALPSQYTPAEVEGKLYERWVAAGWFEADAKSDKPPYTIVIPPPNVTGQLHLGHAFQHTLMDALTRRKRMQGFEALWLPGMDHAGIATQNVVERELAKEGKSRHDLGREAFVDRVWQWKEEYGGRILGQMRRLGDGVDWSRERFTMDEGLSRAVQTIFKRLYDDELIYRAERIINWCPRCLTAISDIEVEHQDDEGELVSIRYGDGDASIVVATTRAETMLGDTAVAVHPSDERYAHLVGTEIELPLTGRRIPIVADEHVDPEFGTGAVKVTPAHDPNDFEIGRRHDLPMPTIMDERAMVTAHGPFQGLDRYEARFAIVAALREQGRIVAEKRPYTHAVGHCSRCKTTVEPRLSMQWWVRVEPLAKAAGDAVRDGRVAIHPQELAGRYFAWVDNMHDWCISRQLWWGHRIPVWYGPNGETVCVGPDDEAPTGEGWTQDTDVLDTWFSSGLWPFSTLGWPEQTADLAKFYPTDVLLTGHDIIFFWVARMMMFGLYAMDGQAPFHTITLTGLVRDQFGKKMSKSFGNVVDPIDWMDAYGTDALRFTLARGANPGTDVPIGEDWVQGSRNFCNKIWNATRFALMNGATVEGPMPAAEHLSATDRWILSRLDAVVAEVDAYYEDYQFAKLSDTLFHFAWDEVFDWYVELAKLPLNGDDEAAAGATRRVLGHVLDVTLRLLHPVVPFVTEELWTTLTGGESLVVAEWPAPSGFADPAAEAEITTLRQVVTEVRRFRSDQGLKPGQRVPANISLAGTTIAAHEAALRQLARCTPAGEGFSATTSFPVAGALIELDLSGAIDFAAERKRLSKDLAEAEKVRDVNTKKLGNAGFLAKAAPDVVDKVREKLAGAEADIARIRGQLDRLPSA; via the coding sequence GTGACCGAGAACACCACTCCCGCAGCCGCTGCCGCCGAGCAGCCGCAGGCCCTTCCCTCCCAGTACACCCCCGCCGAGGTAGAGGGGAAACTGTACGAGCGCTGGGTAGCCGCGGGTTGGTTCGAGGCCGACGCCAAGAGCGACAAGCCGCCGTACACGATCGTCATCCCGCCGCCGAACGTGACCGGGCAGTTGCACCTCGGTCACGCGTTCCAGCACACGCTGATGGACGCGCTCACCCGCCGCAAGCGCATGCAGGGCTTCGAGGCGCTGTGGCTGCCCGGCATGGACCACGCCGGCATCGCCACCCAGAACGTGGTCGAGCGCGAACTGGCCAAGGAGGGCAAGTCGCGGCACGACCTGGGCCGCGAGGCGTTCGTGGACCGGGTCTGGCAGTGGAAGGAAGAGTACGGCGGGCGGATCCTCGGCCAGATGCGCCGGCTCGGCGACGGCGTCGACTGGTCGCGCGAGCGGTTCACCATGGACGAGGGCCTGTCCCGGGCCGTGCAGACCATCTTCAAGCGGCTCTACGACGACGAGCTGATCTACCGCGCCGAGCGCATCATCAACTGGTGCCCGCGCTGTCTGACCGCGATCTCCGACATCGAGGTCGAGCACCAGGACGACGAGGGCGAGCTGGTCTCGATTCGCTACGGCGACGGCGACGCCTCGATCGTGGTGGCCACCACCCGCGCCGAGACCATGCTCGGCGACACGGCCGTCGCGGTGCACCCGAGCGACGAGCGCTACGCGCACCTGGTCGGCACCGAGATCGAACTGCCGCTCACCGGTCGGCGGATCCCGATCGTGGCCGACGAGCACGTGGACCCCGAGTTCGGCACCGGCGCGGTCAAGGTGACCCCGGCGCACGACCCGAACGACTTCGAGATCGGCCGCCGGCACGACCTGCCGATGCCGACGATCATGGACGAGCGCGCGATGGTCACCGCGCACGGCCCGTTCCAGGGCCTGGACCGCTACGAGGCCCGCTTCGCCATCGTGGCCGCGCTGCGCGAGCAGGGCCGGATCGTCGCCGAGAAGCGCCCGTACACACACGCCGTGGGGCACTGCTCGCGCTGCAAGACCACGGTGGAGCCGCGCCTGTCGATGCAGTGGTGGGTCAGGGTCGAGCCGCTGGCCAAGGCCGCCGGCGACGCGGTGCGCGACGGCCGGGTGGCCATCCACCCGCAGGAGTTGGCCGGGCGCTACTTCGCCTGGGTCGACAACATGCACGACTGGTGCATCTCGCGGCAGCTGTGGTGGGGCCACCGCATCCCGGTCTGGTACGGCCCGAACGGCGAGACGGTCTGCGTGGGCCCGGACGACGAGGCGCCCACCGGCGAGGGCTGGACGCAGGACACCGACGTGCTGGACACGTGGTTCTCCTCCGGCCTGTGGCCCTTCTCCACCCTCGGCTGGCCCGAACAGACCGCCGACCTGGCCAAGTTCTATCCGACCGACGTGCTGCTCACCGGTCACGACATCATCTTCTTCTGGGTGGCCCGGATGATGATGTTCGGCCTGTACGCGATGGACGGGCAGGCGCCGTTCCACACCATCACGCTCACCGGCCTGGTCCGCGACCAGTTCGGCAAGAAGATGTCCAAGTCGTTCGGCAACGTGGTCGACCCGATCGACTGGATGGACGCGTACGGCACCGACGCGCTGCGCTTCACCCTGGCCCGCGGCGCCAACCCGGGCACCGACGTGCCGATCGGCGAGGACTGGGTCCAGGGCTCGCGCAACTTCTGCAACAAGATCTGGAACGCCACCCGGTTCGCGCTGATGAACGGCGCCACCGTCGAGGGCCCGATGCCGGCCGCCGAGCACCTGTCGGCGACCGACCGCTGGATCCTGTCCCGCCTGGACGCGGTGGTGGCGGAGGTGGACGCCTACTACGAGGACTACCAGTTCGCGAAGCTCTCCGACACGCTGTTCCACTTCGCCTGGGACGAGGTCTTCGACTGGTACGTGGAGCTGGCCAAACTCCCGCTGAACGGCGACGACGAGGCCGCGGCCGGGGCCACCCGGCGCGTGCTCGGCCACGTGCTCGACGTGACGCTGCGGCTGCTGCACCCGGTCGTGCCGTTCGTCACCGAGGAGTTGTGGACCACGCTCACCGGCGGCGAGTCGCTGGTGGTGGCCGAGTGGCCGGCACCGAGCGGGTTCGCCGACCCGGCCGCCGAGGCCGAGATCACCACCCTTCGGCAGGTGGTCACCGAGGTCCGCCGCTTCCGCTCGGACCAGGGCCTCAAGCCCGGCCAGCGGGTGCCGGCCAACATCTCGCTCGCGGGCACCACGATCGCCGCGCACGAGGCGGCGCTGCGTCAGCTCGCCCGCTGCACGCCGGCCGGCGAGGGCTTCTCGGCGACCACGTCCTTCCCGGTCGCGGGCGCCCTGATCGAGCTGGACCTGTCCGGCGCGATCGACTTCGCCGCCGAGCGCAAGCGGCTGTCCAAGGACTTGGCCGAGGCGGAGAAGGTCCGCGACGTGAACACCAAGAAGCTCGGCAACGCGGGCTTCCTGGCCAAGGCCGCCCCCGACGTGGTGGACAAGGTCCGGGAGAAGCTGGCCGGCGCCGAGGCAGACATCGCACGCATCCGGGGCCAGCTCGACCGGCTGCCCTCGGCCTGA
- the rodA gene encoding rod shape-determining protein RodA — MFTPRRSITRQIIQRDAPVRRLDWLLLGPALVLSGVGSLLVWSATRNRRGLTGGDPQFFFKRHLLNLAIGLVLATVVAIIGHRRIRAFSPIVAIVAVLGLFAALSPLGSTVNGARAWIQIGAGFSLQPAELVKLGIILCMGMILSERVDTGDLARPGDKAVFWALVVAAVPMAVILLMPDMGSVMVIAMIVLCVLLASGARARWMVLMFALAGAGAVAVVRFGLLSEYQIDRFRAFADPSFDPGGVGYNTVMARLAIGSGGLTGQGLFHGEQTGGSYVPEQQTDFVFSVAGEELGFVGSAVIIGLFALLLWRGIRIALHADDLFGTIVAAGVVGWFAFQAFENMGMNLGIMPVAGLPLPFVSYGGSSMFAVWMGIGLLQSVHMRHAGAFKYA, encoded by the coding sequence GTGTTCACCCCGCGCCGGTCGATCACCCGGCAGATCATCCAGCGGGACGCGCCGGTGCGGCGGTTGGACTGGCTGCTGCTCGGCCCGGCGCTGGTGTTGTCGGGCGTGGGCTCGCTGCTGGTGTGGTCGGCGACCCGCAATCGGCGCGGACTCACCGGCGGTGATCCGCAGTTCTTCTTCAAGCGGCACCTGCTCAACCTGGCGATCGGGTTGGTGCTGGCCACGGTGGTGGCGATAATCGGTCACCGCCGGATCCGGGCGTTCTCCCCGATAGTGGCGATCGTGGCCGTGCTCGGGTTGTTCGCGGCGCTGAGCCCGCTGGGCAGCACGGTCAACGGGGCGCGGGCCTGGATCCAGATCGGCGCCGGCTTCTCGCTGCAACCCGCCGAGTTGGTCAAGCTCGGGATCATCCTGTGCATGGGGATGATCCTGTCCGAGCGGGTGGACACCGGGGACCTGGCCAGGCCGGGCGACAAGGCCGTGTTCTGGGCCCTGGTGGTGGCCGCGGTGCCGATGGCGGTGATTTTGCTGATGCCCGACATGGGGTCGGTCATGGTGATCGCGATGATCGTGCTGTGCGTGCTGCTCGCCTCCGGCGCGCGGGCGCGGTGGATGGTGCTGATGTTCGCGCTCGCGGGGGCCGGTGCGGTGGCGGTGGTGCGCTTCGGGCTGCTCAGCGAGTACCAGATCGACCGGTTCCGGGCCTTCGCCGATCCGAGCTTCGACCCGGGGGGCGTCGGCTACAACACGGTCATGGCGCGGCTGGCGATCGGCTCGGGCGGGCTCACCGGCCAGGGGTTGTTCCACGGCGAGCAGACCGGCGGCTCGTATGTACCCGAACAGCAGACCGACTTCGTCTTCTCGGTGGCCGGCGAGGAGCTGGGTTTCGTCGGCAGCGCGGTGATCATCGGGCTGTTCGCGCTGCTGCTGTGGCGCGGGATCCGGATCGCGCTGCACGCCGACGACCTGTTCGGCACGATCGTGGCGGCGGGTGTGGTCGGCTGGTTCGCGTTCCAGGCGTTCGAGAACATGGGGATGAACCTCGGCATCATGCCCGTGGCCGGGCTGCCGCTGCCGTTCGTCTCCTACGGTGGATCGTCGATGTTCGCCGTGTGGATGGGGATAGGACTGTTGCAGTCGGTGCACATGAGACACGCCGGCGCCTTCAAATACGCCTGA
- a CDS encoding TIGR03960 family B12-binding radical SAM protein, which translates to MPVESLFPRLEPLLPQVQKPIQYVGGELNSTVKDWDACAVRWALMYPDAYEVGLPNQGVMILYEVLNEVADVLAERTYAVWGDLEKLMREHRVPQFTVDAHRPVGAFDVFGLSFSTELGYTNMLNALDLAGIPIEAKDRTEDHPIVLAGGHAAFNPEPIADFIDCAVVGDGEQAVLQITDIIRAWKAEGRPGGRDELLFRLAVTGSVYVPRFYDVDYLDDGRIQRVAPNRSGVPWRVSKHTVMDLDEWPYPKQPLVPLAETVHERMSVEIFRGCTRGCRFCQAGMITRPVRERSIEGIGAMVDKGLKATGFEEVGLLSLSSADHTEIAEVAKGLADRYTDDKIGLSLPSTRVDAFNIDLANELTRNGRRSGLTFAPEGGSERLRKVINKMVSEEDLIRTVATAYGNGWRQVKLYFMVGLPTETDEDVLQIADMAKKVIQKGREVSGSRDIRCTVSIGGFVPKPHTPFQWAPQLDPAATDARLHKLRDAIRADRQYGKSIGFRYHDGKPGAIEGLLSRGDRRVGRIIRAVWEDGGRFDGWSEHFSYDRWVRCAGEALADEPVDLDWYTTREREWNEVLPWDHLDSGLDKDWLWEDWQDALDETEVEDCRWSPCFDCGVCPQMGTEIQIGPTGRKLLPLSVVK; encoded by the coding sequence ATGCCCGTCGAGTCCCTGTTCCCGCGTCTGGAGCCGCTTCTGCCCCAGGTGCAGAAGCCCATCCAGTACGTCGGTGGCGAACTCAACTCGACCGTCAAGGACTGGGACGCGTGCGCGGTCCGCTGGGCCCTGATGTACCCCGACGCGTACGAGGTCGGGCTGCCCAACCAGGGCGTGATGATCCTGTACGAGGTCCTCAACGAGGTCGCCGACGTGCTCGCGGAGCGCACCTACGCGGTGTGGGGCGACCTGGAAAAGCTGATGCGCGAGCACCGGGTGCCGCAGTTCACCGTGGACGCACACCGGCCGGTGGGCGCGTTCGACGTGTTCGGACTCAGCTTCTCCACCGAGCTGGGCTATACGAACATGCTCAACGCGCTCGACCTCGCCGGGATCCCGATCGAGGCGAAGGACCGCACCGAGGACCACCCGATCGTGCTCGCCGGCGGGCACGCCGCGTTCAACCCCGAGCCGATCGCGGACTTCATCGACTGCGCGGTGGTGGGCGACGGCGAGCAGGCCGTGCTCCAGATCACCGACATCATCCGGGCCTGGAAGGCCGAGGGCCGTCCGGGCGGCCGGGACGAGCTGCTGTTCCGCCTCGCGGTCACGGGCAGTGTGTACGTGCCGCGCTTCTACGACGTGGACTACCTGGACGACGGTCGGATCCAGCGGGTCGCGCCGAACCGCTCGGGCGTGCCGTGGCGGGTGTCCAAGCACACGGTGATGGACCTGGACGAGTGGCCCTACCCCAAGCAGCCGCTGGTCCCGCTCGCCGAGACGGTGCACGAGCGCATGTCCGTGGAGATCTTCCGCGGCTGCACCCGGGGCTGCCGGTTCTGCCAGGCCGGCATGATCACCCGGCCGGTGCGCGAGCGCAGCATCGAGGGCATCGGCGCGATGGTGGACAAGGGCCTGAAGGCGACCGGCTTCGAGGAGGTCGGCCTGCTGTCGCTGTCCTCGGCGGACCATACCGAGATCGCCGAGGTGGCCAAGGGCCTGGCCGACCGGTACACCGACGACAAGATCGGCCTGTCGCTGCCGTCCACCCGGGTCGACGCGTTCAACATCGACCTGGCCAACGAGCTGACCCGCAACGGGCGCCGCTCGGGCCTGACGTTCGCCCCCGAGGGCGGCAGCGAACGGCTGCGCAAGGTGATCAACAAGATGGTGTCGGAGGAGGACCTGATCCGCACCGTCGCCACCGCCTACGGCAACGGCTGGCGCCAGGTCAAGCTCTACTTCATGGTCGGCCTGCCCACCGAGACCGACGAGGACGTGCTGCAGATCGCGGACATGGCCAAGAAGGTCATCCAGAAGGGCCGCGAGGTCTCGGGCAGCCGCGACATCCGCTGCACGGTGTCGATCGGCGGGTTCGTCCCCAAGCCGCACACCCCGTTCCAGTGGGCCCCGCAGCTGGACCCGGCGGCCACCGACGCGCGGCTGCACAAGCTGCGCGACGCGATCCGCGCGGACCGGCAGTACGGCAAGTCGATCGGCTTCCGCTACCACGACGGCAAGCCGGGCGCGATCGAGGGCCTGCTCTCGCGCGGCGACCGCCGCGTGGGCCGGATCATCCGCGCGGTGTGGGAGGACGGCGGCCGCTTCGACGGGTGGAGCGAACACTTCAGCTACGACCGCTGGGTGCGCTGCGCGGGCGAGGCGCTGGCCGACGAGCCGGTCGACCTGGACTGGTACACCACGCGCGAGCGCGAGTGGAACGAGGTGCTCCCGTGGGACCACCTGGACTCCGGTCTGGACAAGGACTGGCTCTGGGAGGACTGGCAGGACGCCCTCGACGAGACCGAGGTCGAGGACTGCCGCTGGAGCCCCTGCTTCGACTGCGGCGTCTGCCCCCAGATGGGCACGGAGATCCAAATCGGCCCGACGGGCCGGAAGCTGCTGCCGCTGTCGGTCGTCAAGTAG